The proteins below are encoded in one region of Purpureocillium takamizusanense chromosome 11, complete sequence:
- a CDS encoding uncharacterized protein (EggNog:ENOG503PXR2), translating to MEDQPDEEEQQQQQPPQQEEAEEEEEDQEAPPPKRRRGRPRKEEQLQRDSSPSIVFAQSANSDGEDEEFREGTLAGKRASRAARRTAQREEEMEIPGAAVAAPRIGRFERMMRESWAGATDDGLERAVAYYKRARPSLAFPRRQLIDSMIGPSQPAMRTGWTQALEDEIQAQWDASDEKRSLEAASWVERVTALWKASLQLLRCSPVAIVSPAYNLWVQASNPGEVFWTVAFSEALTLLVANPVWRGNKALLRRAIQLAVICRTDNRASWTMEQPEMCGVIAAMARLFSVGSRPHAPKYWIEKAFEELPEGKVACPEACFLRHLAGICTPKRPQSAASSQFVVQKKDLVKIAEAIETFGEGFYPSTGSVSAIYYAYLATRSGLTAPIGEAETKAFHEQAWKHEMRRAKRRQLGLRFDDAAMAHARDGPILVADDPLPEANDPLPVADDSMPVADLDTGVVITDEPMPDLPVREPKPAHDMEEDLYGASPLVSKGQDSSGAPLVFPDIPPLDLGHRDARSWLPSGLMTMQEIDQELGGDDGYLGGGASNGSSPDRELGEEQAGAEQQPSPEMEVAETPGLDTWETVDGDNHTSLLEAKHDGESTADTPGDTDPDSGDKPVLDESRAPSVLLGQMSPTPAAAAAAAAADDDKDCGMLQRGDEFVVASEEDAAAAGNGAGDGDDDAKDCDMLQRDDEFVVAAEKDAAAAAAAATPMGLVGYSAGPRGTETTAPPTGPSTQPGAACAVVTESSSSVSAEPQQASARMDIPRRPLTFGAREAIATANPPGASSGSSHSQSSSAAVRGALPHPGPPPPRPPPSEHMQGQSGELSLPVVVTAASEDHGDGDGVWVNALDHWRHNRPAHGTEAYRSLPTEDLEHELLAELLEMPPIGPLQFQQE from the coding sequence atggaggaTCAGCCCGATgaagaggagcagcagcagcagcagccgccgcagcaggaagaggcagaggaagaggaggaagatcaggaggcccctcccccgaagcgtcgccgtggacggcCACGCAAGGAAGAGCAGTTACAGAGGGATTCAAGCCCCTCGATTGTATTTGCGCAGAGCGCCAACTCGGACGGGGAGGACGAAGAATTTCGAGAGGGCACCCTCGCCGGTAAACGTGCCAGCCGGGCCGCCCGACGCACCGCACAGCGTGAGGAAGAGATGGAAATTCccggagccgccgtcgccgcccccagGATCGGCAGATTCGAACGGATGATGCGAGAGAGCTGGGCCGGCGCTACCGACGACGGACTCGAAAGGGCGGTAGCCTACTACAAGAGGGCCAGGCCGTCGCTGGCGTTCCCCCGGAGGCAGCTTATCGACAGCATGATCGGTCCCAGTCAGCCCGCGATGCGCACAGGCTGGACCCAGGCCTTGGAGGACGAGATACAGGCGCAGTGGGATGCGTCGGACGAGAAGAGGTCGCTGGAGGCGGCATCCTGGGTGGAGCGCGTCACCGCGTTGTGGAAGGCCAGCCTGCAGCTAttgcgctgctcgccggtGGCCATCGTGTCGCCGGCGTACAACCTGTGGGTGCAGGCCTCTAACCCGGGCGAGGTCTTCTGGACCGTAGCCTTTAGCGAGGCCTTGACCCTCCTGGTTGCCAATCCCGTCTGGCGCGGCAACAAGGCCCTGCTCAGGCGCGCCATCCAGCTCGCCGTCATCTGCCGCACCGACAACAGGGCCAGCTGGACCATGGAGCAGCCCGAGATGTGCGGCGTCATTGCCGCCATGGCACGTCTCTTCTCCGTGGGTAGCCGCCCGCATGCCCCAAAATACTGGATCGAAAAGGCCTTTGAGGAGCTTCCCGAGGGCAAGGTGGCATGCCCGGAAGCCTGCTTCCTGcgccacctcgccggcatTTGCACGCCCAAGCGGCCACAGAGTGCCGCGTCATCGCAGTTTGTCGTACAGAAGAAGGATCTAGTAAAGATCGCCGAGGCTATCGAGACATTCGGCGAGGGCTTCTATCCGTCAACGGGCAGCGTGTCGGCTATATACTATGCCTACCTAGCTACCCGCTCGGGACTCACGGCTCCTATAGGAGAGGCCGAAACCAAGGCGTTTCACGAACAGGCTTGGAAGCACGAGATGCGCCGGGCCAAACGCCGACAGCTCGGTCTACggttcgacgacgccgctaTGGCACATGCACGGGACGGCCCTATTctcgtggccgacgaccCTTTGCCCGAGGCCAACGACCCTTtgcccgtggccgacgactcCATGCCAGTGGCGGACCTTGACACCGGCGTGGTGATAACAGATGAGCCCATGCCCGACCTGCCAGTGCGGGAGCCGAAGCCCGCGCACGACATGGAAGAAGACTTGTACGGAGCATCGCCTTTGGTTTCCAAAGGCCAAGACTCAAGCGGTGCACCTCTGGTTTTCCCCGACATTCCGCCTCTGGACCTGGGCCATAGGGACGCCAGGTCCTGGCTGCCGTCTGGCCTGATGACCATGCAGGAGATTGACcaggagctcggcggcgacgacggatatctcggcggcggcgcgagcaacggctcctcgcccgaTAGAGAGCTAGGGGAAGAGCAGGCCGGAGCCGAGCAACAGCCGAGCCCCGAGATGGAAGTAGCAGAGACGCCTGGCCTGGATACCTGGGAgaccgtcgacggcgacaaccACACCTCGCTGCTGGAGGCGAAGCATGACGGCGAGAGCACGGCAGATACACCCGGCGATACGGATCCGGACTCTGGCGATAAGCCAGTGCTCGACGAGTCGCGAGCGCCCAGCGTGCTCCTTGGCCAAATGTCTCCCAcgcctgcagccgccgccgccgccgctgccgccgacgacgacaaagacTGCGGCATGTTGCAAAGGGGCGACGAGTTCGTAGTTGCCTCGGAGGAagatgctgccgctgctggtaatggtgccggcgacggcgacgacgacgccaaagaCTGCGACATGTTACAGAGGGACGACGAGTTCGTGGTTGCCGCAGAGAaagatgccgctgccgccgccgccgccgcgactcCCATGGGCCTCGTTGGCTATTCCGCAGGCCCGCGGGGTACGGagacgacagcgccgccgaccggcCCTTCGACCCAACCGGGCGCTGCATGTGCGGTCGTGACGGAgtcttcctcgtcggtgtcggcCGAGCCCCAACAGGCCTCCGCGCGAATGGACATtccccgtcgcccgctgaCCTTTGGTGCCAGGGAGGCCATAGCCACCGCCAACCCTCCCGGTGCCTCGTCTGGCTCGAGTCACTCGCAATCGTCGAGCGCAGCCGTGAGAGGCGCTCTGCCTCATCCcggtccgccgccaccccgccctcccccttcAGAGCACATGCAAGGCCAGAGCGGCGAGCTCTCCTTGCCCGTTGTCGTGACCGCGGCGTCAGAGGAccacggagacggagacggagtcTGGGTCAACGCGCTGGATCACTGGCGCCATAATAGGCCCGCACACGGTACAGAGGCGTATCGCTCCCTCCCGACCGAGGACTTGGAGCATGAACTCCTGGCCGAGTTGTTAGAGATGCCGCCCATTGGCCCCCTACAGTTTCAGCAGGAGTAG
- a CDS encoding uncharacterized protein (EggNog:ENOG503PXR2) has protein sequence MAHHLEKRARMGECEQASHVDLVGPYINHLQTARPPIADDEYLLDQLGVVDLQFDDDWTQEEEDRVLSQWVGSADSVALKAYALCNLGKPMSDLWRITAHVMRRTPVNIISPGFGLRYLAPLGRGACWTPSFSIALGKLVVHPVWECNYENLVRAIQFAVACRTQERGCWNFLRHRFCPVQEEMTYVFAAGKAGRTPEVVLEMCIRGRQVSEDLAFLRHLGPYAVSRGHGQLGASSASAGNETETRTLSVRFSDLEIILEALNSFKVVGVPRYAHSDLYYAAYLHAPNMQPPFSRERILDMYEAACLDQLRFVAMCSKAMSDSSCNVSEHDNHFLPQAADRDVTPAMERLLLEATGNPQPTQVPLGADTVSSQASDVLPGATLELSSMSSDVSGECGESVGYREPLPARETLASPAPPTDAPAIGMTAPVPVQEDSSQEQGARRPEGLTDEIRFQRRTRDHLLNYL, from the coding sequence ATGGCACATCACTTGGAAAAGCGTGCGAGGATGGGCGAATGCGAGCAGGCCTCTCATGTAGACCTTGTCGGCCCCTATATCAACCACCTCCAAACGGCCCGGCCCCCgatcgccgacgacgagtaccTACTGGACCAGCTTGGAGTGGTGGACTTGCAGTTTGACGATGACTGGAcccaggaggaggaggacaggGTCCTCTCGCAGTGGGTGGGGAGCGCGGACTCGGTCGCTCTAAAGGCATATGCACTTTGCAACCTAGGTAAGCCGATGAGCGACCTTTGGCGGATCACGGCACACGTCATGCGGCGCACGCCAGTCAACATCATATCGCCTGGCTTTGGGCTTCGTTACCTGGCCCCGCTCGGCAGAGGCGCCTGCTGGACTCCGAGCTTTTCGATCGCGCTGGGCAAGCTCGTTGTCCATCCCGTGTGGGAGTGCAATTACGAGAACCTCGTGAGGGCCATCCAGTTTGCCGTGGCGTGCCGCACGCAAGAACGAGGATGTTGGAACTTCCTGCGGCATAGGTTTTGCCCGGTGCAAGAGGAAATGACGtacgtcttcgccgccggcaaggccgGGCGGACGCCCGAGGTAGTCTTGGAGATGTGCATCCGAGGACGGCAGGTCAGCGAGGACCTGGCCTTTCTCAGACACCTTGGCCCGTATGCCGTTtcccgaggccatggccagctgGGCGCATCGTCTGCCTCGGCCGGCAACGAAACCGAGACCCGCACGTTGAGCGTACGCTTCAGTGACCTGGAGAtcatcctcgaggccctcaacTCGTTCAAAGTCGTCGGAGTCCCCAGATATGCCCACTCGGATCTATACTACGCGGCGTACCTGCACGCCCCCAACATGCAGCCGCCCTTTTCCCGGGAACGAATCCTCGACATGTACGAGGCGGCGTGCCTGGACCAGCTACGGTTTGTCGCCATGTGCAGCAAGGCCATGTCGGACAGCAGCTGTAACGTATCGGAACACGACAACCATTTTCTGCCGCAGGCTGCCGACCGAGACGTGACCCCGGCTATGGAGCGCCTGTTACTAGAGGCCACGGGTAACCCACAGCCCACGCAAGTTCCTCTTGGCGCGGATACCGTGTCGAGCCAAGCCTCTGATGTCCTCCCCGGCGCCACACTTGAACTGAGCAGCATGTCCAGCGATGTCTCCGGAGAGTGCGGCGAGAGTGTAGGCTATCGTGAGCCGCTACCGGCTAGAGAGAcgctggcgtcgcccgcgcctcccACGGATGCTCCTGCTATCGGCATGACGGCGCCTGTCCCCGTGCAGGAGGACTCAAGCCAAGAACAGGGCGCCCGGCGTCCCGAGGGACTCACCGACGAAATCCGCTTTCAGCGCAGAACCCGGGACCATTTGCTCAACTACTTGTAA